In one Xyrauchen texanus isolate HMW12.3.18 chromosome 18, RBS_HiC_50CHRs, whole genome shotgun sequence genomic region, the following are encoded:
- the LOC127658964 gene encoding 10 kDa heat shock protein, mitochondrial-like isoform X2 has product MQAFRKFLPMFDRVLVQRLAAESVTKGGIMIPEKSQAKVLQAAVVAVGPGTTNKDGNVTPVCVKVGDKVLLPEYGGTKVVLDDKDYFLFRDGDILGKYVE; this is encoded by the exons CAGGCTTTCCGGAAATTTCTTCCCATGTTTGACCGTGTATTGGTGCAGCGGCTAGCTGCAGAGTCTGTGACAAAAGGAGGTATCATGATTCCAGAAAAGTCTCAAGCCAAAGTTCTGCAGGCTGCAGTCGTAGCAGTGGGACCAGGAACTACcaacaag GATGGAAATGTAACGCCCGTCTGTGTAAAAGTTGGAGATAAAGTTTTGCTACCAGAGTATGGAGGAACTAAAGTTGTTCTTGATGATAAG GACTATTTCCTGTTTCGAGATGGAGATATTCTTGGCAAATATGTAGAGTGA
- the LOC127658963 gene encoding THAP domain-containing protein 11-like: MAMFCVVYGCSNRSNREKGKGFYRVPKIVTHKGEKCKKLTEQRRKKWIFNVRLRSGGAESVNARVCSDHFVGGCPSALGDVESVDWAPTVNLGYQKTKPKSEASLKREQRMKIKEDQQRRSECADAMLDLQQTDESPDLTQTAESSEPKQPADNNPQSEGISGNGTLNDKGYVDAGCQTELTMDDIEKMEDVLRQNTTELGDLRAKAQDTRSPLKKTKTRQCSTRGSPTS, encoded by the exons atggcaatgttttgtgtagtttacggctgctccaatcgttctaatcgagaaaagggaaagggtttttatagagtaccgaagattgtcactcataaaggtgagaaatgtaaaaagctcacagaacaacgccgtaaaaagtggatttttaacgtacgtctgcggtcgggaggagcagagtctgttaatgcccgtgtctgcagcgaccacttcgtcggag gttgccctagcgcTTTGGGTGACGTTGAGTCGGTAGATTGGGCTCCGACGGTCAACCTAGGTTACCAAAAAACTAAGCCCAAATCAGAGGCGTCTCTTAAACGAGAGCAAAGGATGAAGATCAAGGAAGACCAACAAAGACGGTCGGAATGTGCAGATGCTATGTTGGATCTCCAACAGACAGATGAGAGCCCGGATCTGACGCAGACAGCCGAAAGCTCAGAACCGAAGCAGCCAGCTGACAACAACCCACAATCAGAGGGGATCAGTGGGAATGGGACATTAAATGATAAAG GCTatgtagatgccggatgccagactgAGCTGACAATGGATGACATTGAGAAGATGGAGGATGTTCtgagacaaaacacaacagagcTGGGAGATCTTCGAGCCAAAGCACAGGACACAAGGAGTCCtttgaaaaaaacaaagacaagacaATGTTCTACACGGGGCTCCCCAACTTCTTag